From Pseudomonadota bacterium:
AGGCTTTTGACTGCGTGATCCCGAGCACCTCGACAAAGTCGCAGACGCAGAGCTCGCCCTCGGCGCGTAGGAGGCACAGCATGGCGAGGCGGGTCTCGTCCGAGAGGGCCTTGAAGTGGGTGGCAAGCGTGCGCAAGGGGCGAAGGACTTCCTCGCTTGCAGATATGCGGGTAGGCGGTTACCCGCAAGAGCAATTGCACGCAAGAGCAATTGAAGGAGGGCGCCGATGACCAAGCCCAGTACCGAGCACGATGCCCAGCGCAAGACCGTCGCCGAAGACTACGCACGGGCGGTTCAGAGCCCCGGGTCGTGCTGTTGCGCTTCGCCGCTGCCCAAGGCCCCCAGGGTGCCCAAGGGCGTCGTGGCGAAGCTCGCGGGCTACACCGCGGAGGAGGTCGCGGCGCTGCCGGCCGAGGCCGTCGTCAATTCCTTCGGCTGTGGTAACCCGCTCGCCTTCTCCGAGGTCCAACCTGGCGACGTCGTGCTCGACCTCGGCTCGGGTGCGGGCATCGACCTGCTGCTCGCCGCGAAGAAGGTCGGAGCAGCGGGAAGGGCCATCGGCGTGGACATGACCGACGCCATGATCGACAAGGCCCGAGAAAACATCGCCGCGGCGGGTCTGACCAACGTCGAGGTGCGCAAGAACCTCATCGAGGCGCTGCCGGTCGAGGCGAGCAGCGTCGACTGGGTGATCTCGAACTGCGTGATCAACCTCTCGCCCGAGAAGCCGAAGGTCTTTGCCGAGATCGCCCGCGTGCTCAGGCCGGGCGGGCGGATGCTGGTCTCGGACATCGTCGCCGAGGACCTGCCCACGGAGATCGCCGGCAACCGCCGCCTCTACTCCTCTTGCCTCGCGGGTGCGATCGGGGAGACGGCCTACCTGGACGCACTGCGCCAGGCCGGCCTTGCCGAGCTCGAGGTCAAGGACCGTGTCGTCTACGACAGCGCGCAGATCGAGGCCTTCATCGGCTCCGAGCTGCAGGACCCCGGCAGCGAGGGCTGTGGTGCCGACACGCAGGGGGAGCTCGCCAAGCGTTGGGCGCCCTGGCTGCAGGGCAAGGTGGCGAGCGTCAAGGTCGCGGCAAGAAGACCCGGTCCCTAGCAACCTGTCCAGCTATCGCTCCCGTGACACCCATGCCTGAACGCCGGCTGCCTTCGTCAGCGATCCTGATCGCGCTGGCGCTGCTGGGCCTGATGGCCTGCGACGAGCGACCTCGCACACGGTCAGCCCAGCTGCGACGGCACGGTCTGCAGCTTCGTCTGTGACGAGGGCTACTTCGGCTGCGTTGGTCAGTGCCGGCCCGAGCGCGAAGCCTCCGCCTTCGATCAGGTGATCAACAAGGTCGTCCTCTTCAAGCTGGGCCACACCTACTACTACGATCCTGCCGCCCGCGACTGGGATAAGATCGCGCCCCGCACCGAGGTGCCCGGCAGCAGCTACTCCACGGACACGCTGGTGGCTGTGCCGGGCGGCATGATCCTCTCGGGCTATCGGGCCCTCTGGCAGCTCGATCACGCCAGCCAAACCTTCAAGGAGCGGAGGGTCAAGGGCGTCAGCAGTTCGCACCGAGCGAGCGGCGCGGATCGCCAGGTCGCTGGCTACAACCGCAAGCGGGATCGC
This genomic window contains:
- the arsM gene encoding arsenite methyltransferase, translated to MTKPSTEHDAQRKTVAEDYARAVQSPGSCCCASPLPKAPRVPKGVVAKLAGYTAEEVAALPAEAVVNSFGCGNPLAFSEVQPGDVVLDLGSGAGIDLLLAAKKVGAAGRAIGVDMTDAMIDKARENIAAAGLTNVEVRKNLIEALPVEASSVDWVISNCVINLSPEKPKVFAEIARVLRPGGRMLVSDIVAEDLPTEIAGNRRLYSSCLAGAIGETAYLDALRQAGLAELEVKDRVVYDSAQIEAFIGSELQDPGSEGCGADTQGELAKRWAPWLQGKVASVKVAARRPGP